The proteins below come from a single Chitinophaga pinensis DSM 2588 genomic window:
- a CDS encoding EamA family transporter, whose product MQDKPDNTKLWLFLFAVYIIWGSTYLGMKIATEVVPPFLLSAFRFLAAGTILGLISRGSERQWPTKQQVGSAAFVGLMLIGIGNSCTALAVHYMPSGLVALIVAAIPVWFVGFDWAFFSKQRPTIMTFTGILVGLVGLFLLFNPFGADHQSRPYPLWPIAVLAGGCACWALGSLSVSKLSMPAPMTSAALQMLTGSVFCFIVSSVMEPGAWNTLAHLSTRTISAYLYLVFIGSLVGFTSYSWLTRNAPPGLLSTYAYVNPVVALFLGWAIGHENLTSQALMACGIVIGGVVLMTLGKRKG is encoded by the coding sequence GTGCAAGACAAACCAGATAACACAAAGCTCTGGCTATTTCTGTTTGCTGTGTATATTATCTGGGGATCTACCTACCTGGGGATGAAAATCGCCACGGAGGTAGTACCCCCTTTTTTATTATCTGCCTTTCGCTTTCTGGCTGCCGGGACAATTCTGGGACTGATCAGTCGAGGGAGTGAGCGGCAATGGCCGACAAAACAACAGGTAGGATCTGCTGCGTTCGTCGGATTGATGCTGATCGGTATCGGTAATTCCTGTACGGCGCTGGCGGTGCATTATATGCCATCCGGATTGGTTGCATTGATTGTGGCGGCTATCCCGGTGTGGTTTGTAGGATTTGACTGGGCCTTTTTCTCTAAACAACGCCCTACGATTATGACGTTTACGGGTATCCTCGTGGGATTGGTGGGATTGTTCCTCTTATTCAACCCTTTCGGAGCAGATCATCAGAGCCGTCCCTATCCCTTATGGCCTATCGCGGTTTTGGCAGGAGGTTGTGCCTGTTGGGCGCTGGGTTCCTTATCGGTATCTAAATTATCCATGCCGGCGCCGATGACGTCGGCCGCTTTGCAGATGCTGACAGGTTCGGTATTTTGCTTTATCGTTAGTTCGGTGATGGAACCCGGCGCCTGGAATACACTGGCACATCTGAGTACGCGGACCATCAGCGCTTACCTTTATCTGGTGTTTATTGGTTCGCTGGTAGGTTTTACCTCTTACAGCTGGCTAACGCGTAATGCGCCGCCGGGATTATTATCGACGTATGCGTATGTAAACCCGGTAGTGGCTTTATTCTTAGGATGGGCGATCGGCCATGAAAATTTAACTTCACAGGCACTGATGGCCTGCGGAATTGTAATCGGAGGTGTGGTACTGATGACCTTAGGTAAACGGAAGGGCTAA
- a CDS encoding putative DNA modification/repair radical SAM protein, whose amino-acid sequence MERIQEKLAILADAAKYDASCASSGSNRKNETKGLGNAHPGMGICHSYTADGRCVSLLKILLTNVCIYDCAYCVSRRSNDIKRAAFTVQEVVDLTINFYRRNYIEGLFLSSGIFKDPDYTMERLVRVAKKLRTEHNFNGYIHLKAIPGASDELMREAGLYADRLSVNLELPTEAGLKLLAPEKNRPAMIQPIRFLQNEIIRLEDERKVLKKVPTFVPAGQSTQVIVGAAGESDMEIMHLASRFYRQFQLKRVYYSGYVPISNDNRLPALHSQVPLMRENRLYQADWLLRFYGFEPHELLNERHPNLDTDIDPKLSWALRNLDSFPVDINKADKMLIARVPGIGIESLRKICAARMHGTLNWDQLKQMGVQIGKARYFITCKSGPLERRDLTPEQIRRQLLAQSHSKWAKAHSPQLQLF is encoded by the coding sequence ATGGAAAGGATACAGGAGAAACTTGCGATACTGGCAGATGCGGCGAAATATGATGCGTCGTGTGCTTCGAGTGGCAGTAACCGGAAAAACGAAACCAAGGGATTGGGCAATGCGCATCCGGGTATGGGAATTTGTCATTCATATACAGCAGATGGTCGTTGTGTGTCGTTACTGAAGATATTGCTGACAAATGTCTGCATTTATGATTGTGCCTACTGTGTATCCCGTAGAAGTAATGATATTAAGCGGGCGGCATTCACGGTACAGGAAGTAGTAGACCTGACCATAAACTTTTACCGTCGGAACTATATAGAGGGGCTTTTTTTGAGTTCCGGTATTTTTAAAGATCCGGATTATACGATGGAGAGGTTAGTGAGAGTGGCTAAAAAGCTTCGAACGGAGCATAATTTCAATGGATATATTCATTTGAAAGCGATTCCTGGTGCAAGTGATGAATTAATGAGAGAGGCGGGGTTGTATGCAGATCGTTTGAGCGTCAATTTAGAGTTGCCGACAGAAGCAGGGTTAAAATTGCTGGCTCCGGAGAAGAACCGGCCGGCTATGATTCAACCGATCCGTTTTTTGCAGAATGAGATTATTCGGCTGGAAGATGAACGGAAGGTGTTGAAGAAGGTGCCGACTTTTGTTCCGGCAGGACAGAGTACGCAGGTAATAGTAGGTGCGGCGGGTGAGTCGGATATGGAAATCATGCACCTGGCTTCCCGTTTTTATAGACAATTCCAGCTGAAACGTGTGTATTATTCTGGCTATGTGCCGATCAGCAATGATAACAGATTACCTGCCTTACATAGCCAGGTGCCGTTGATGCGGGAAAACCGGTTGTATCAGGCTGACTGGCTCTTACGTTTTTATGGTTTTGAACCTCATGAATTATTGAATGAAAGACATCCGAATCTTGATACGGATATTGACCCCAAACTCTCCTGGGCGTTACGGAATCTGGACAGTTTTCCAGTAGACATTAATAAGGCTGATAAGATGCTGATTGCCAGGGTACCGGGCATCGGTATTGAAAGTCTGCGTAAAATATGCGCAGCGCGTATGCATGGTACACTGAATTGGGATCAGCTGAAACAGATGGGTGTTCAGATTGGAAAGGCGAGATATTTTATTACGTGTAAATCCGGTCCTCTCGAAAGACGGGATCTGACACCGGAACAGATACGTCGGCAACTGCTGGCACAGTCCCACAGTAAATGGGCGAAAGCTCATAGTCCGCAGTTGCAGTTATTTTGA
- a CDS encoding TIGR03915 family putative DNA repair protein — translation MTTWLYDGSFDGFLSAVFDLYWQKKTDVTIRKEQDHVQGLFENVIFMPTIMANADRVWIGLSRKLSEEHLQQLFCCYLSELAGEEDHMVGFIRHVFSSETDISGDFGNKYILHVAQTARKVLREKHRMEAFVRFQLTKDNIYYSLVSPDYNVLPLIAKHFKERYADQYWIIYDERRRFGIYYNLEKVETIRLQFNTEYDPHYHTTGNVWAPEEELYQQLWNTYFKEANIVGRKNPRLQLQHMPRRYWKYLTEMRLD, via the coding sequence ATGACTACGTGGTTGTATGATGGAAGTTTTGATGGCTTCCTTTCTGCGGTATTTGATCTGTACTGGCAGAAGAAGACGGATGTTACTATCCGGAAGGAACAGGATCATGTCCAGGGTTTGTTTGAGAATGTCATCTTTATGCCGACGATAATGGCCAATGCTGATAGAGTATGGATTGGTTTAAGCAGGAAGTTATCAGAAGAACATCTGCAGCAGTTGTTTTGCTGTTATCTTTCGGAACTGGCTGGAGAAGAGGATCATATGGTAGGGTTTATACGGCATGTATTTTCCAGCGAAACAGATATTTCAGGCGATTTCGGGAATAAATATATACTGCATGTAGCACAGACAGCGCGTAAAGTGCTGCGTGAAAAACACCGGATGGAGGCCTTTGTGCGCTTTCAGCTGACAAAGGATAATATCTACTATTCGCTTGTATCTCCGGATTATAATGTGTTGCCACTGATCGCTAAACATTTTAAAGAACGATATGCAGATCAGTACTGGATTATCTATGATGAACGCAGGCGGTTTGGGATCTATTACAATCTTGAAAAAGTAGAGACAATTCGACTGCAGTTTAATACGGAATATGATCCACATTATCATACAACTGGAAATGTATGGGCGCCGGAGGAGGAGTTGTATCAGCAGCTCTGGAATACGTATTTCAAAGAGGCGAATATTGTAGGCAGAAAGAATCCACGGTTGCAGTTACAGCATATGCCGCGGAGGTATTGGAAGTATCTGACAGAGATGCGGTTAGATTGA
- the nfi gene encoding deoxyribonuclease V (cleaves DNA at apurinic or apyrimidinic sites) has product MQHLNYDNLKVQDATIIQNSLRDSILLQPRNFPLSIIAGADISFNKFSTTVYAGIILLSFPDLLPIGYSLIKKEVLFPYVPGYLAFREVPPLMDAWENLPQKPDLLVVDGHGIAHPRRMGIASHFGVSADTPTIGCAKTLLCGQYEEPASTTGSSSPLIYKNEVVGAVLRTKNAVKPVFVSPGHKIDVPDSVDIIKQCIGRYRIPEPTRLAHNMVNQFRLGEIPEGYTALTR; this is encoded by the coding sequence ATGCAACACTTAAACTATGACAACCTCAAAGTCCAGGACGCCACCATCATCCAAAACTCCCTTCGCGACTCCATCCTCCTTCAACCCCGCAACTTCCCCCTCAGTATCATCGCCGGTGCAGACATCTCTTTCAACAAATTCAGCACTACGGTCTACGCAGGCATCATCTTACTCAGCTTTCCCGATCTGCTCCCGATCGGTTATTCCCTCATAAAGAAAGAAGTCCTTTTCCCTTACGTACCAGGTTATCTCGCCTTCCGCGAAGTACCGCCTTTAATGGACGCCTGGGAAAACCTTCCGCAAAAGCCGGATCTGCTTGTGGTAGATGGACATGGGATAGCGCATCCGCGTCGTATGGGAATAGCAAGTCACTTTGGCGTATCAGCCGATACGCCCACCATTGGCTGTGCCAAAACACTCCTCTGCGGCCAATACGAAGAACCTGCTTCCACAACAGGCAGCAGTTCTCCATTGATATATAAAAACGAAGTTGTCGGCGCTGTATTACGCACGAAAAATGCCGTCAAACCGGTATTCGTTTCACCAGGACACAAAATAGATGTCCCGGACAGCGTGGATATCATCAAACAATGTATAGGCAGATATCGCATTCCTGAACCGACACGTTTAGCGCATAACATGGTCAATCAATTCAGGCTGGGAGAAATACCGGAAGGCTATACCGCATTGACAAGATGA
- a CDS encoding Na+/H+ antiporter: MLINSLQSPLFLRSLIMENYSVVILILAIMIGLSAIADKIRLPYPILLITAGIAVGFIPTMPVIELNPEIIFLIFLPPLLYDAAFNMPANEFRTHFNTITSLAVGLVFITTVGIAVIAYYIIPGMTWPLAFVLGAILSATDAVAAIGITKGLGLSHKTTTILEGESLVNDASALVAYRFAVAAVTGTAFVFWQASLQFAILLAGGFAVGFVIGKLLSFILARIHGNVMVTISFMLLMPFVAYRIAEELHVSGVIAVVVLGLSISRFSKKIFPDGLKDQSKTIWDVIIFLLNGLIFILIGLQYPYVLKHIDKTQVLPYLGYAFLITIVALVLRMARVFLQKVNLQRAFLSSKHRRRHKMTRDTLLDYPTSVIISWSGMRGIVSLAIAIGLPDTLENGAPFPLRNEIIFISVAVVLFTLIGQGLSLPWIVKMMSRYKRQNKLS, encoded by the coding sequence TTGCTAATCAATTCATTGCAATCACCGCTGTTCCTGCGGAGTCTGATAATGGAGAATTACAGCGTCGTTATTCTGATCCTGGCTATTATGATCGGTCTGTCAGCTATTGCAGACAAGATCCGTCTGCCTTATCCTATATTGCTGATTACAGCAGGTATCGCTGTTGGATTTATTCCAACAATGCCGGTCATCGAACTGAACCCGGAAATCATTTTCCTGATCTTTTTACCGCCCTTATTGTATGATGCGGCATTTAATATGCCTGCCAACGAGTTCCGGACGCATTTTAATACCATCACCTCCCTGGCCGTCGGGCTGGTGTTTATTACCACCGTCGGGATTGCTGTTATTGCCTATTATATCATTCCAGGTATGACCTGGCCGCTGGCATTTGTACTCGGTGCGATCCTCTCAGCAACAGATGCCGTAGCTGCGATCGGTATTACAAAAGGGCTGGGATTGTCGCATAAAACAACGACGATCCTGGAAGGAGAAAGCCTGGTGAACGATGCCTCTGCACTGGTCGCTTATCGTTTTGCCGTAGCAGCTGTGACAGGAACTGCCTTTGTATTCTGGCAGGCATCTTTACAATTTGCCATTCTGTTGGCCGGAGGTTTTGCAGTAGGCTTTGTGATCGGTAAACTACTGTCGTTTATACTTGCGCGTATACATGGGAATGTAATGGTCACTATCAGTTTTATGCTGCTGATGCCTTTTGTGGCTTACCGGATTGCGGAGGAGCTGCATGTCTCCGGTGTCATCGCTGTGGTGGTACTGGGCCTGAGTATTTCCCGTTTCAGTAAAAAGATTTTCCCGGATGGTCTGAAGGATCAATCCAAGACAATCTGGGATGTGATCATCTTCCTGCTGAATGGTTTGATCTTTATCCTGATCGGATTACAATATCCTTATGTATTAAAACACATAGACAAAACGCAGGTGCTCCCATATCTGGGATACGCGTTCCTGATTACAATCGTCGCACTGGTACTTCGTATGGCGAGAGTATTTCTGCAGAAGGTCAATCTGCAAAGGGCATTTTTGTCCTCAAAACATCGCAGACGCCATAAGATGACAAGGGATACTTTGCTTGACTATCCTACCAGCGTGATAATCAGCTGGTCCGGTATGCGTGGTATTGTATCATTGGCCATCGCAATCGGTCTTCCGGACACGCTTGAAAACGGCGCACCTTTCCCCTTGAGGAATGAGATCATCTTTATATCGGTAGCGGTAGTATTATTTACACTAATAGGTCAGGGGCTTAGCCTGCCCTGGATCGTGAAGATGATGAGTAGATATAAGCGTCAGAATAAGCTGAGCTGA
- a CDS encoding DUF763 domain-containing protein, translated as MSHADLPLHYGHVPPWLAQRMSLLGGAIVETIVADYGKGEVIRRLSDPCWFQALGCVLGMDWHSSGITTSVMGALKKALNPRAQELGIYICGGKGKHSRQTPAELLAIAERTGLPGQELVRSSKLAAKVDNTAIQDGFQLYLHSFIVSDEGDWAIVQQGMNDASSMARRYHWHSAAFKEYTESPHTFIYGKNQGLILNLTDKEAVSTKAGMLELVKEKPAHLLPEIRNLIMPSHHDVRSKDVDLKRLGSVLAVAHERQLHDFESLLLLEGVGPRTLQSLTLVSEVIHGTPSRFTDPARFSFAHGGKDGHPFPVPVNVYDETISVLRDAVNKAKIGQSDKQDAIRKLSVLSQQVEKDFIPNARLEELIQEERDQSWQYGGRTVMGKAQPPKKKGGDQLSLF; from the coding sequence ATGTCGCATGCCGATCTTCCATTACATTACGGTCACGTACCACCATGGCTGGCTCAAAGAATGAGCCTGTTGGGAGGCGCTATAGTCGAAACCATTGTCGCTGATTACGGAAAAGGAGAAGTCATTCGCCGCCTGAGTGATCCCTGCTGGTTTCAGGCATTGGGTTGTGTTTTGGGGATGGACTGGCACTCATCAGGTATCACGACCAGCGTAATGGGCGCATTAAAAAAAGCATTGAATCCCAGGGCTCAGGAACTGGGTATCTATATCTGTGGAGGAAAGGGTAAACACTCCCGTCAGACGCCCGCAGAATTACTGGCAATTGCAGAACGGACCGGATTACCGGGACAGGAACTGGTACGCAGCAGCAAACTGGCAGCTAAAGTAGATAACACTGCCATACAAGATGGGTTTCAGTTGTATCTGCACTCCTTTATTGTCTCAGACGAAGGCGACTGGGCCATCGTACAACAGGGTATGAATGACGCAAGCAGTATGGCGCGGCGTTATCACTGGCATTCAGCAGCTTTCAAAGAATATACGGAGTCTCCGCATACATTTATCTATGGTAAAAATCAGGGACTCATTCTTAATCTTACCGACAAAGAAGCAGTGTCCACCAAAGCAGGTATGCTTGAACTGGTGAAAGAAAAGCCCGCTCACCTGTTGCCCGAGATCAGAAATCTGATTATGCCCTCGCATCATGATGTGCGCTCAAAAGATGTGGATCTCAAGCGATTGGGAAGTGTACTGGCAGTAGCGCATGAACGCCAGCTGCACGACTTTGAGTCCTTATTATTGCTGGAAGGAGTTGGTCCGCGTACTTTACAGTCGCTGACGCTGGTCAGTGAAGTCATTCACGGTACGCCATCCCGCTTTACAGACCCTGCACGTTTTTCTTTTGCACATGGTGGAAAGGACGGTCATCCCTTCCCTGTTCCGGTGAATGTATACGACGAAACAATCAGCGTATTAAGAGATGCGGTCAATAAGGCGAAGATCGGCCAGTCCGACAAACAGGATGCGATCCGCAAATTATCCGTACTGTCACAACAGGTGGAAAAGGATTTCATTCCCAACGCCCGGCTGGAAGAACTGATCCAGGAAGAAAGAGACCAGTCCTGGCAATACGGCGGCCGTACCGTGATGGGCAAAGCACAACCGCCGAAGAAAAAAGGTGGTGATCAGCTCAGCTTATTCTGA
- a CDS encoding MgtC/SapB family protein produces the protein MEHTIFENIEHHQFIKVIVAIVIGGLLGLEREYRHKAAGMRTLTLICLGSTLFTILSVEMGYPNSPDRVASNILTGVGFIGAGVIFKGDFTIDGITTAATIWIASALGIAIGMSHYVLAIFSLAIVLLLLLGLKALEGKIGKWREKRIYTISYPADQHKEHEIITLFQQHKLNYKLLLQTKKDTLIEHKYEISGKPHAMSAITEFLLSDKNIHHFAVQANPL, from the coding sequence ATGGAACACACTATTTTTGAGAATATTGAACACCACCAGTTCATCAAGGTAATTGTCGCGATCGTCATTGGCGGTCTGCTGGGTCTGGAAAGGGAATACCGTCATAAGGCGGCTGGTATGCGTACATTGACGCTGATCTGTCTAGGTAGTACCCTTTTTACCATACTTTCAGTGGAAATGGGTTATCCCAATAGCCCTGATCGTGTTGCTTCCAATATATTGACCGGCGTTGGCTTTATAGGCGCCGGCGTGATATTCAAAGGCGATTTCACCATAGATGGTATCACGACAGCCGCTACCATCTGGATCGCCTCCGCCCTGGGTATTGCTATTGGAATGAGTCATTATGTATTAGCCATCTTTTCCCTGGCAATAGTCCTGTTGCTGTTATTAGGATTGAAAGCACTCGAAGGGAAAATTGGTAAATGGAGAGAAAAACGCATCTACACGATCAGCTATCCGGCCGATCAACACAAAGAGCACGAAATAATTACACTGTTCCAGCAACATAAATTAAATTATAAGTTGCTGTTACAAACGAAAAAGGATACACTGATAGAGCATAAATACGAAATAAGCGGCAAGCCGCACGCCATGTCTGCTATCACCGAATTCCTGCTTTCTGATAAAAATATTCATCATTTTGCCGTTCAGGCGAACCCACTTTAG
- a CDS encoding ABC transporter ATP-binding protein — protein MQDDSTQQKKPLRAAALKRTFRLYKYVKPYWPAFGLGLLFLFISSAANLAFPKLLGELVDAAGGHRVTNDPHRINQIGLFLAGILIAQGIFGYLRIMLFVNVTERSLASLRQHIYNHMIKLPMRFFLNRRVGELGSRISSDISLLQETFTTTVAEFIRQLIIIVGGLVLLLHTSVQLTILMLTTLPVIMVIAFFFGRFVRRYSKLAQSQVAEANTIVEETLQGVLNVKAFANEFFEMQRYHKKIREVAATGMKTGKFRGAFAASMIVGVFGAMIGVIWRGALLIAEGKMDPGMLLSFVLYSSFIGGSVAGLAEVYASIQKSIGATEHLLEILDEPAEPVEEMTTVAPQDQLTGQISFNDISFHYPTREDQEVLQHVSFDIAPDQQVALVGPSGAGKSTIVSLLLRLYDPQEGTVRFNGKDATGFPLSALRSQMAIVPQDVFLFGGTIRENIAYGKPGAGTEEVKAAAEKANAWEFIERFPDGLDTIVGERGIQLSGGQRQRIAIARAVLKNPRILILDEATSALDSESERLVQDALEKLMEGRTSIVIAHRLSTVRQADKIIVLDKGQLVEEGTHEELVQMDGGLYRNLSEMQFSH, from the coding sequence ATGCAAGACGACAGTACACAACAAAAGAAGCCTCTCCGTGCAGCAGCGTTAAAACGCACGTTCAGACTCTATAAATATGTTAAGCCATATTGGCCGGCCTTTGGTCTCGGTCTCCTTTTCCTTTTCATTTCCAGTGCCGCCAACCTGGCTTTTCCCAAACTGCTTGGGGAACTGGTTGATGCCGCCGGGGGACATCGTGTGACGAATGATCCACACCGGATCAACCAGATCGGATTGTTTCTGGCAGGTATTCTGATTGCCCAGGGGATTTTTGGTTACCTCCGTATTATGTTGTTTGTTAACGTAACAGAACGCTCCCTGGCATCCTTACGGCAGCATATCTATAATCATATGATCAAACTGCCGATGCGCTTTTTCCTGAACAGGCGTGTCGGGGAATTAGGCAGCAGGATTTCTTCAGATATCTCCCTGTTACAGGAGACGTTTACTACTACGGTAGCGGAGTTTATCCGTCAGCTGATTATTATTGTCGGTGGACTGGTACTCTTGCTGCATACCTCCGTACAACTGACCATCCTGATGTTGACAACCCTGCCGGTGATCATGGTGATCGCTTTTTTCTTTGGACGCTTTGTAAGACGTTATTCCAAGCTGGCGCAAAGTCAGGTTGCAGAGGCCAATACGATCGTTGAAGAAACCCTCCAGGGGGTATTGAATGTCAAGGCGTTCGCGAATGAATTCTTTGAGATGCAGCGCTACCATAAAAAGATCCGGGAAGTAGCGGCTACCGGTATGAAAACCGGGAAGTTCCGTGGTGCTTTCGCTGCCAGTATGATTGTAGGGGTATTTGGTGCGATGATCGGGGTGATCTGGCGGGGCGCTTTATTGATCGCCGAAGGGAAAATGGATCCGGGTATGCTGTTATCCTTTGTCCTGTATTCCAGTTTTATTGGCGGATCGGTTGCTGGTCTGGCGGAAGTATACGCCAGCATTCAGAAAAGTATCGGTGCGACGGAACACCTGCTGGAAATCCTCGATGAACCCGCGGAACCGGTGGAAGAAATGACGACTGTCGCCCCACAGGACCAGTTAACAGGACAAATCTCCTTCAACGATATCTCTTTCCATTATCCTACCAGGGAAGACCAGGAGGTATTACAACATGTTTCTTTTGATATCGCTCCCGATCAGCAGGTAGCACTGGTTGGCCCCAGCGGGGCTGGTAAGAGTACAATCGTTTCCTTACTGTTACGCTTATATGATCCACAGGAAGGCACTGTGCGGTTTAATGGGAAAGACGCGACCGGTTTTCCGTTATCAGCTCTGCGTAGTCAGATGGCGATCGTGCCACAGGATGTATTTCTCTTTGGAGGAACCATCAGGGAAAACATAGCGTATGGTAAGCCCGGCGCCGGCACGGAAGAAGTAAAGGCAGCGGCTGAGAAGGCAAATGCCTGGGAGTTTATAGAACGTTTTCCTGACGGACTGGATACGATAGTAGGAGAAAGGGGTATTCAGTTATCCGGCGGACAACGGCAACGTATTGCTATTGCGCGGGCAGTATTGAAGAATCCAAGGATACTGATACTTGATGAAGCTACTTCCGCTTTGGATTCCGAATCAGAAAGACTGGTGCAGGACGCGCTGGAAAAACTGATGGAAGGCCGTACCTCTATTGTCATTGCACACCGTCTGAGCACTGTGCGTCAGGCAGATAAGATCATTGTGCTGGATAAGGGGCAACTGGTAGAAGAGGGTACACACGAGGAGCTGGTACAGATGGATGGTGGATTATACAGGAATCTGAGTGAGATGCAGTTCTCACATTAG
- a CDS encoding acyl-CoA thioesterase, whose amino-acid sequence MIDTISNTVTLRFLAEPSDVNFGGKVHGGAVMKWIDQAGYACAANWSGQYCVTVYVGGIRFFKPISIGDMVEITATVIYTGNSSMHISINVQAGNPRRKERIKTTHCVMVFAAVDDAGKTVPVPKWVPETPAAIEMENYAKKLMHLRQNIEEEMKPYM is encoded by the coding sequence ATGATCGATACTATCAGTAATACCGTTACGCTCCGCTTTCTGGCCGAGCCATCAGACGTCAACTTTGGCGGTAAAGTACATGGCGGCGCCGTAATGAAATGGATTGACCAGGCAGGATATGCCTGTGCGGCCAACTGGAGCGGACAATATTGTGTGACAGTATACGTGGGCGGTATTCGTTTCTTTAAGCCGATCTCAATCGGCGATATGGTGGAGATCACAGCAACCGTTATTTATACCGGTAACTCCAGTATGCACATTTCTATTAATGTACAGGCAGGAAATCCCCGTCGTAAAGAACGTATAAAAACGACGCACTGTGTAATGGTCTTTGCAGCCGTGGATGATGCTGGTAAAACAGTGCCTGTTCCGAAATGGGTACCTGAAACACCGGCAGCTATCGAGATGGAAAATTATGCGAAGAAACTGATGCACCTCAGACAGAATATCGAAGAAGAGATGAAGCCATATATGTAG